The proteins below come from a single Acidimicrobiales bacterium genomic window:
- a CDS encoding YceI family protein — MAMFRSPRRGVLLVVFGLLLVVGIGVGAFLYLRDDAPEEADITDAGQTLDDEGLDAASIEDITGTWQVTSDVGETEETSTFAGYRIDEELGGGIGAQTAAGRTSDVTGTVAIADGQVTEASFEVDMTTLTSSDDRRDNQLKGRGLETDAFPTAGFVLSDPVALPADSVTGDQLTFSAPGELTLHGVTNPVTIELQADLREGVIAIVGSSPIVLADYEISPPTGGFVVSVADEGSFEFQLFLEPA, encoded by the coding sequence ATGGCGATGTTCCGCAGCCCCCGACGAGGTGTGTTGCTGGTCGTGTTCGGACTGCTGCTCGTGGTCGGGATCGGCGTCGGTGCGTTCCTGTACCTGCGCGACGACGCACCCGAGGAGGCCGACATCACCGACGCTGGCCAGACGCTCGACGACGAGGGCCTCGACGCCGCGTCGATCGAGGACATCACCGGCACCTGGCAGGTGACCTCCGACGTCGGCGAGACCGAGGAGACCAGCACCTTCGCCGGCTACCGGATCGACGAGGAGCTGGGCGGCGGCATCGGCGCGCAGACCGCGGCCGGCCGCACGTCGGACGTGACCGGCACCGTCGCGATCGCCGACGGCCAGGTGACCGAGGCGTCGTTCGAGGTCGACATGACCACGCTGACCAGCAGCGACGACCGGCGCGACAACCAGCTGAAGGGCCGGGGCCTGGAGACCGACGCCTTCCCGACGGCCGGCTTCGTGCTCTCCGACCCGGTGGCGCTGCCGGCGGACTCGGTGACGGGCGACCAGCTGACGTTCTCGGCGCCCGGCGAGCTCACCCTGCACGGCGTCACCAACCCGGTCACGATCGAGCTGCAGGCCGACCTGCGGGAGGGCGTGATCGCCATCGTCGGCAGCTCGCCCATCGTGCTGGCCGACTACGAGATCAGCCCGCCCACGGGCGGCTTCGTCGTCTCGGTCGCCGACGAGGGCAGCTTCGAGTTCCAGCTGTTCCTGGAGCCGGCCTGA
- a CDS encoding tyrosine-type recombinase/integrase: MSRQTFERFVVDDWRPAQEWKDTTAESWPGVWARLVPHLGSYQLGRIDQLVLKGVRRELSKRYARNTVKLTMAWAAIILRAAVAAGRIGRDPTAGLRAPKARAGDPTGQVRPEDVPTRAEALAILTSTPAPFRAAVALGMAGLRVGEVLGMSDDRINVADRRLTIDRQRQRIAGRMVFTTPKAEKVRTIVVPEFVVVELRRHVDEYPAGLLFRGRRGADLRRDQFYDSAWKPALLGAGMCAGCRADGRTRPRRDDGCTCQALSFKFHSLRHWCASTLLAEGASLTAVAGHLGDTVETVAKVYVHWLRDDRSISADVLDRVIPVQK, translated from the coding sequence TTGAGCCGCCAGACGTTCGAGCGGTTCGTGGTCGACGACTGGCGGCCCGCCCAGGAGTGGAAGGACACGACCGCAGAGTCGTGGCCCGGTGTATGGGCTCGTCTCGTGCCACACCTCGGCAGCTATCAACTCGGGCGCATTGACCAGCTCGTGCTGAAGGGAGTCCGACGCGAGCTCAGCAAGCGCTACGCCCGCAACACCGTGAAGCTCACGATGGCGTGGGCTGCGATCATCCTGCGTGCTGCCGTCGCTGCGGGGCGCATCGGACGGGATCCAACGGCGGGACTCCGAGCACCCAAGGCCCGGGCCGGCGACCCGACAGGTCAGGTCCGTCCTGAGGACGTACCCACGCGAGCCGAGGCATTGGCCATCCTCACCTCCACGCCGGCACCATTCAGGGCCGCGGTGGCGCTGGGCATGGCCGGCCTGCGTGTCGGCGAGGTCCTCGGCATGTCTGACGACCGGATCAACGTCGCCGACCGGCGACTGACGATCGACCGGCAGCGCCAACGCATCGCCGGGCGAATGGTCTTCACAACGCCCAAGGCCGAGAAGGTACGGACCATCGTCGTGCCCGAGTTCGTGGTCGTCGAGCTGCGCCGCCACGTCGACGAGTACCCCGCCGGGCTGCTGTTCCGAGGGCGCCGAGGCGCCGACCTGCGCCGCGACCAGTTCTACGACAGCGCATGGAAGCCCGCCCTCCTGGGGGCCGGCATGTGCGCCGGGTGCCGAGCTGACGGACGCACCCGGCCACGACGAGACGACGGCTGCACGTGCCAGGCGCTGAGCTTCAAGTTCCACAGCCTCCGCCACTGGTGCGCATCGACGCTTCTCGCCGAAGGAGCATCCCTCACGGCAGTCGCCGGGCACCTAGGCGACACCGTCGAGACCGTCGCCAAGGTCTACGTCCACTGGCTCCGCGACGACCGCTCGATCTCGGCTGACGTGCTAGACCGAGTGATCCCGGTGCAGAAGTGA
- a CDS encoding phage/plasmid primase, P4 family, whose product MTLQDPAALMSNGERAWGLAAARGDLTTPAAVDFVANIRWSPSLGADPELAAAMAEGDRRNPSRVPDQSSGPPWRVDVNEDPATAVALSTLIASAVNDPLPAEPKTELGYARRFIHVYGARLRYVPPWRQWLVWDGTRWAHDIDGQAQRWMKTIARRITTDALAIADPDRRKAALREAKRGESSAGVAGALTLASTEPEVAIVPDALDVDPFLLNCANGTLDLRTGELHAHDPGQLLTKVTAAAYRPDHPGTVFPGFLERIQPDPDMRRFLARLLGHALEGRQAVHLLPIFHGDGANGKSTLVNAVDAALGDYAAPADPDLLFARSFDAHPTSNADLFGLRLAVLHEGDAGRRLAEGTVKRLTGGDAIKARRMREDFWSFTPSHTFVMLTNHRPLVSGSDEGIWRRLRLVPFQVVIPLAERDDDLAAKLGLEADAILAWLVTGYLDWRTHGLDEPAPVAAATAAYKAESDALGRFLDERCLLGPHHRARSSDLYNTWTRWCTTEGEEPGTNKAFTTQLQNRGFDTQRTKVGAVFVGVGIATESEG is encoded by the coding sequence GTGACCCTCCAGGACCCCGCCGCGCTGATGTCCAATGGCGAGCGGGCATGGGGGCTCGCCGCCGCCCGAGGCGACCTCACGACGCCCGCTGCGGTCGACTTCGTGGCGAACATCCGATGGTCCCCATCGCTCGGCGCCGACCCCGAGCTGGCCGCCGCGATGGCCGAGGGCGACCGACGGAACCCCTCCCGAGTCCCCGACCAGAGCAGCGGCCCGCCATGGCGGGTCGACGTCAACGAGGACCCGGCCACCGCCGTGGCCCTCTCGACGCTCATTGCCTCGGCGGTCAACGACCCGTTGCCCGCCGAACCCAAGACCGAGCTCGGCTACGCCCGGCGGTTCATCCACGTCTACGGCGCCCGGCTCCGCTACGTGCCCCCGTGGCGGCAGTGGCTGGTGTGGGACGGCACCCGCTGGGCGCACGACATCGACGGCCAGGCCCAGCGGTGGATGAAGACGATCGCCCGGCGGATCACCACCGACGCCCTCGCCATCGCCGACCCCGACCGCCGCAAAGCCGCCCTGCGCGAAGCCAAGCGCGGGGAGTCCTCCGCTGGGGTCGCCGGGGCCCTCACCTTGGCCAGCACCGAACCCGAGGTCGCCATCGTGCCCGACGCCCTCGACGTCGACCCGTTCCTGCTCAACTGCGCCAACGGCACGCTCGATCTCCGGACCGGTGAGCTGCACGCCCACGACCCGGGCCAGCTGCTCACCAAGGTCACCGCCGCCGCCTACCGACCCGACCACCCCGGCACCGTGTTCCCAGGGTTCCTGGAGCGCATCCAACCCGACCCCGACATGCGCCGGTTCCTCGCCCGGTTGCTCGGCCACGCGCTCGAGGGCCGCCAAGCGGTCCACCTGCTACCGATCTTCCACGGCGACGGCGCCAACGGCAAGAGCACCCTCGTCAACGCCGTCGACGCCGCCCTCGGCGACTACGCCGCACCCGCCGATCCCGACCTGCTCTTCGCCCGCAGCTTCGACGCCCACCCCACCAGCAACGCCGACCTCTTCGGGCTCCGCCTCGCTGTCCTGCACGAAGGCGACGCCGGCCGACGCCTCGCCGAAGGCACCGTCAAACGCCTCACCGGAGGCGACGCCATCAAAGCCAGGAGGATGCGAGAGGACTTCTGGTCCTTCACCCCCAGCCACACGTTCGTGATGCTCACCAACCACCGGCCCCTGGTGAGCGGCAGCGACGAAGGCATCTGGCGCCGGCTCCGGCTTGTGCCCTTCCAGGTCGTGATCCCGCTCGCAGAACGCGACGACGACCTCGCCGCCAAACTCGGCCTCGAAGCCGACGCCATCCTCGCCTGGCTCGTGACCGGCTACCTCGACTGGCGCACCCACGGCCTTGACGAACCCGCCCCCGTGGCAGCCGCCACCGCCGCCTACAAAGCCGAATCCGACGCCCTCGGCCGCTTCCTCGACGAACGCTGCCTACTCGGCCCCCACCACCGCGCCCGCTCCAGCGACCTCTACAACACCTGGACCCGCTGGTGCACCACCGAAGGCGAAGAACCCGGCACCAACAAGGCCTTCACTACCCAGCTCCAGAACCGAGGGTTCGACACCCAACGAACCAAGGTCGGAGCCGTCTTCGTCGGCGTCGGCATCGCCACAGAGAGCGAAGGGTGA
- a CDS encoding DNA methyltransferase: MTADVYDDFVASKVAVSGWHGFDIDPAVDVHPMLLDHQRAIVAWAVKGGRRAIFAAFGLGKTLMQLEIVRLVMARAGGPGLIVVPLGVRQEFARDARSLGITTRFIRRADDIDPTPGVVHLTNYETIRDGRLDPALFTCISLDEASVLRSYGSKTSTTFLEVCSAVPYRFVATATPSPNRHKELLHYAGFLGVMDVGQALTRWFKRDSQKAGNLQLFEHKADEFWLWLASWAVFLRRPSDLGYSDDGYLLPDIEVVYHEVPVDHTAHVDVDRDGQGRLYRGAELGVVAAAREKRATLAARVAKAADIVNASPDDHFVLWHDLEDERRALKKDLPDVVDVYGSLDLDTREQRIIDFSEGRHRLLATKPSLSGSGCNFQRHCHRAVFVGIGFDFNDFVQAIHRLQRFQQTQRVRIDLIYAESEREVLRTLLDKWTQHKELTATMSDLIRRHGLSRTDIGTTLTRTMGVERIEAAGDGWVVANNDCVPETAAMDDDSVDLIVTSIPFANHYEYTPSYRDFGHTDNNDHFWAQMDYLTPELLRVLRPGRIYACHVKDRIVFGNMTGAGYSTVSPFHAEAILHAQAHGFEYMGLIVVVTDVVRENNQSYRLGWSENAKDSSKMGVGSPEYVLLFRKPQTDRTRGYADTPVTKDKGVYTRARWQTDAHAFWRSSGDRHLTPAELAALPADVLYKVAKDASLHHVYDYEAHVRVGEILDDKRALPSTFMLLAPASWHPDVWHDINRMRTLNTEQSRRAQEQHVCPLQFDIVDRVIERYSNPDDLIYDPFGGLFTVPVRALHLGRRGRAVELNPAYFADGVKYLQAAERQVHMPRLFDLTALEADQASEGRPA; encoded by the coding sequence GTGACCGCCGACGTCTACGACGACTTCGTGGCCAGCAAGGTCGCGGTCAGCGGCTGGCACGGCTTCGACATCGACCCCGCCGTCGATGTGCATCCGATGCTGCTGGACCACCAGCGGGCGATCGTGGCCTGGGCGGTCAAGGGTGGGCGCCGGGCGATCTTCGCGGCGTTCGGCCTCGGGAAGACCTTGATGCAGCTCGAGATCGTCCGGCTCGTCATGGCCCGGGCCGGTGGCCCGGGCCTGATCGTCGTGCCGTTGGGGGTGCGCCAGGAGTTCGCCCGGGACGCCCGCTCGTTGGGGATCACCACCCGGTTCATCCGCCGGGCCGACGACATCGACCCGACGCCCGGGGTGGTGCACCTCACCAACTACGAGACCATCCGCGACGGCCGCCTCGACCCCGCCCTGTTCACCTGCATCTCGCTGGATGAAGCGTCGGTGTTGCGCAGCTACGGGTCGAAGACCTCCACCACGTTCCTGGAGGTGTGCTCGGCGGTGCCGTACCGGTTCGTCGCCACCGCCACGCCGTCGCCGAACCGGCACAAGGAGCTGCTGCACTACGCCGGGTTCCTCGGCGTCATGGACGTCGGCCAGGCCCTGACCCGCTGGTTCAAACGCGACAGCCAGAAGGCCGGGAACCTGCAGCTCTTCGAGCACAAGGCCGACGAATTCTGGCTCTGGCTCGCCAGCTGGGCGGTGTTCCTGCGACGGCCCAGCGACCTCGGCTACAGCGACGACGGCTACCTGCTGCCGGACATCGAGGTCGTCTACCACGAGGTCCCCGTGGACCACACCGCGCACGTCGACGTCGACCGGGACGGCCAGGGCCGCCTCTACCGGGGCGCCGAGCTCGGGGTCGTGGCCGCCGCCCGGGAGAAGCGCGCCACCCTCGCCGCCCGGGTCGCCAAAGCCGCCGACATCGTCAACGCCTCCCCCGACGACCACTTCGTGCTGTGGCACGACCTCGAAGACGAACGCCGCGCCTTGAAAAAGGACCTGCCCGACGTCGTCGACGTGTACGGGTCCCTCGACCTCGACACCCGCGAACAGCGCATCATCGACTTCTCCGAGGGCCGCCACCGGCTGCTGGCCACCAAACCCTCCCTGTCGGGATCCGGGTGCAACTTCCAGCGGCACTGCCACCGCGCCGTGTTCGTCGGGATCGGCTTCGACTTCAACGACTTCGTCCAGGCGATCCACCGGCTCCAGCGCTTCCAACAGACGCAGCGGGTGCGCATCGACCTGATCTACGCCGAGTCCGAGCGCGAGGTGCTGCGCACCCTGCTCGACAAGTGGACCCAGCACAAGGAGCTGACCGCCACCATGAGCGACCTCATCCGCCGCCACGGCCTCTCCCGCACCGACATCGGCACCACCCTCACCCGCACCATGGGCGTCGAACGCATCGAAGCCGCCGGCGACGGGTGGGTCGTAGCGAACAACGACTGCGTCCCCGAAACCGCCGCGATGGACGACGACTCGGTCGACCTGATCGTCACCAGCATCCCGTTCGCGAACCACTACGAGTACACCCCGTCGTACCGGGATTTCGGGCACACCGACAACAACGACCACTTCTGGGCGCAGATGGACTACCTCACGCCCGAGTTGCTGCGGGTCCTGCGCCCGGGGCGGATCTACGCCTGCCACGTCAAGGACCGGATCGTGTTCGGCAACATGACCGGCGCCGGCTACTCGACGGTGTCGCCGTTCCACGCCGAAGCGATCCTCCACGCCCAGGCCCACGGCTTCGAGTACATGGGCCTGATCGTCGTGGTCACCGACGTCGTCCGGGAGAACAACCAGTCCTACCGGCTGGGCTGGTCCGAGAACGCCAAAGACAGCTCGAAGATGGGCGTCGGGTCCCCCGAATACGTCCTGCTGTTCCGCAAACCCCAGACCGACCGCACCCGCGGCTACGCCGACACACCGGTGACCAAGGACAAGGGCGTCTACACCCGGGCCCGGTGGCAGACCGACGCCCACGCCTTCTGGCGCTCCAGCGGTGACCGGCACCTCACGCCCGCCGAGCTGGCCGCGCTACCGGCCGACGTCCTCTACAAGGTCGCCAAGGACGCCAGCCTCCACCACGTCTACGACTACGAGGCCCACGTGCGAGTCGGCGAGATCCTCGACGACAAACGCGCCCTGCCCTCGACGTTCATGCTCCTGGCCCCGGCCAGCTGGCATCCCGACGTGTGGCACGACATCAACCGCATGCGGACGCTCAACACCGAACAATCCCGCCGCGCCCAGGAACAGCACGTCTGCCCCCTCCAGTTCGACATCGTCGACCGGGTCATCGAGCGCTACAGCAACCCCGACGACCTGATCTACGACCCCTTCGGCGGGCTCTTCACCGTGCCCGTCCGCGCCCTGCACCTCGGCCGCCGCGGCCGGGCGGTCGAACTCAACCCCGCCTACTTCGCCGACGGCGTCAAGTACCTCCAAGCCGCCGAACGGCAAGTGCACATGCCCCGCCTTTTCGACCTCACCGCCCTCGAAGCCGACCAGGCCAGTGAGGGACGCCCGGCGTGA